In Phenylobacterium zucineum HLK1, one DNA window encodes the following:
- a CDS encoding endonuclease/exonuclease/phosphatase family protein translates to MHALRVAFTVLFAPPVFLGGALCAGAAVAAHFGRVSLRWDILAHFAPLWLAGGLAALLAAFLFRGYARALILGMAGTAVLAAGALMAPEVLRDTGPKAPPDAEDQLKVVQINLWSRNGSLDDTLNWVLAQDPDVVVMEETSPPLREKVRGLAGWHVSCATCEVMILSRRPPIRSEAVRLRGPNPGPLTRAVFRDRRGRYAVIGVHYAWPTDMEDHQAQEAGLAEVIAMGPRERTIVAGDFNSAPWSFSRRRWDAEFGLIRRDRALLTWPALQYKRLRWLGWFPFLAIDHVYAGSDWATVSVERGPRLGSDHYPVVMSLAPAAPR, encoded by the coding sequence ATGCACGCCCTGCGAGTCGCCTTCACGGTGCTCTTCGCCCCGCCGGTGTTCCTGGGCGGGGCCCTCTGCGCGGGCGCGGCCGTCGCCGCCCATTTCGGGCGGGTGAGCCTGCGCTGGGACATCCTGGCCCACTTCGCGCCGCTCTGGCTGGCGGGCGGCCTCGCGGCCCTCCTGGCCGCCTTCCTGTTCCGCGGCTATGCGCGCGCCCTCATCCTGGGAATGGCCGGAACGGCCGTGCTGGCGGCCGGCGCGCTGATGGCTCCCGAGGTCCTGCGCGACACCGGCCCGAAGGCGCCGCCGGACGCCGAGGATCAGCTGAAGGTCGTCCAGATCAACCTCTGGTCCCGCAACGGAAGCCTGGACGATACCCTGAACTGGGTCCTGGCCCAGGATCCCGACGTCGTGGTCATGGAGGAAACGTCTCCGCCGCTCCGCGAGAAGGTGCGCGGCCTGGCCGGCTGGCACGTCTCGTGCGCGACCTGCGAGGTGATGATCCTCAGCCGCCGCCCGCCGATCCGCAGCGAAGCGGTGCGCCTGCGCGGCCCCAATCCCGGCCCCCTCACCCGCGCGGTCTTTCGGGACCGGCGGGGGCGCTATGCGGTGATCGGCGTCCACTACGCCTGGCCCACCGACATGGAGGACCACCAGGCGCAGGAGGCCGGCCTCGCAGAGGTGATCGCCATGGGCCCGCGGGAACGCACCATCGTGGCGGGAGACTTCAACTCAGCGCCCTGGTCGTTCTCGCGCCGGCGCTGGGACGCCGAGTTCGGCCTGATCCGGCGCGACCGGGCGCTGCTCACCTGGCCGGCGCTGCAGTACAAGCGACTGCGCTGGCTGGGCTGGTTTCCCTTCCTCGCCATCGACCACGTCTACGCCGGCTCGGACTGGGCGACGGTGAGCGTCGAACGCGGGCCGCGGCTGGGCTCGGACCACTATCCGGTGGTCATGTCTCTAGCGCCCGCCGCGCCGCGCTGA
- the queA gene encoding tRNA preQ1(34) S-adenosylmethionine ribosyltransferase-isomerase QueA produces the protein MKLADFDFDLPEEAIALRPANPRDAARLLLVEPGQDFRDLAVRDLPGLLRAGDVLVLNDTRVIPARLKGVRTREGSRVAVEATLHQRKAGHVWTAFMRPGKRLAPGDRVSFGETDDRACFLGALDATVKEKGEGGEVTLAFDLSGPDLDAAIAERGAMPLPPYIAAKRAEDEQDRADYQTVYAEEDGSVAAPTAGLHFTPELLARLAQAGVTTERVTLHVGAGTFLPVKTEDISEHRMHAEWGEVDAATADRLNAARAAGGRIVCVGTTSLRLLESAAGEDGVVRPFRDETAIFITPGYRFRAADGLMTNFHLPKSTLFMLVCAFAGTDTMRAAYRHAIETGYRFYSYGDSSLLWRA, from the coding sequence ATGAAACTCGCCGACTTCGACTTCGACCTGCCCGAGGAGGCCATCGCCCTCCGGCCCGCGAACCCGCGCGACGCCGCGCGGCTGCTGCTCGTCGAGCCGGGGCAGGACTTCCGCGACCTCGCGGTGCGCGACCTGCCGGGGCTGCTGCGGGCCGGCGACGTGCTGGTGCTGAACGACACCCGCGTCATCCCGGCCCGCCTGAAGGGCGTCCGCACCCGCGAGGGGAGCCGCGTGGCCGTGGAGGCGACCCTGCACCAGCGCAAGGCGGGCCACGTCTGGACCGCCTTCATGCGCCCCGGCAAACGCCTGGCGCCCGGCGACCGGGTCAGCTTCGGCGAGACCGACGACCGGGCGTGCTTCCTCGGCGCGCTCGACGCCACGGTGAAGGAGAAGGGCGAGGGCGGCGAGGTGACCTTGGCCTTCGACCTTTCGGGCCCGGACCTCGACGCCGCGATCGCCGAGCGCGGGGCCATGCCGCTGCCCCCCTACATCGCCGCCAAGCGGGCCGAGGACGAGCAGGACCGCGCCGACTACCAGACCGTCTACGCCGAGGAGGACGGCTCGGTGGCCGCGCCGACCGCGGGGCTGCACTTCACGCCCGAGCTGCTGGCGAGGCTGGCGCAGGCCGGGGTCACGACCGAGCGGGTCACCCTGCATGTCGGCGCCGGCACCTTTCTGCCGGTCAAGACCGAGGACATCTCCGAGCACCGGATGCACGCCGAGTGGGGGGAGGTGGACGCCGCGACGGCCGATCGCCTGAACGCCGCCCGCGCGGCCGGCGGCCGCATCGTCTGCGTCGGCACCACCTCGCTGCGGCTGCTGGAGTCGGCCGCCGGCGAGGACGGCGTGGTCCGCCCGTTCCGGGACGAAACCGCGATCTTCATCACGCCGGGCTACCGTTTCCGCGCCGCCGACGGGCTGATGACCAACTTCCACCTGCCGAAGTCGACGCTGTTCATGCTGGTCTGCGCCTTCGCGGGGACCGACACCATGCGGGCGGCCTACCGCCACGCCATCGAGACCGGCTACCGCTTCTATTCCTACGGCGACAGCTCGCTGCTCTGGAGAGCCTGA